One Glycine soja cultivar W05 chromosome 7, ASM419377v2, whole genome shotgun sequence genomic window, TTCAGAATTTGAATTCACTAGTCTAAAAATGAAGTGGAATTCATGGGTTTAGGTGCTACTGCTGCTATAGACTTAGAAGAACCAAACTCTaatacaaaaggaaaaagacaaGGTTCAACTTCTTTTGGCACACATTCTCACAAGAGAAAGAttggagaaaaagaaggaataaCAACTTCTTTGGATAAAATGGCCAACTCTTTTGATCGATTGGTAGAAAAAATGGATGGTAAAGTCGATGATGAAGATATTCAAGAAGTGTTAAGTGAGGCAGCTTTGATACCATATCTTAATTGACAACAATGGGCTAAAGCTATTCAATGGTTAGCTGACGATCCAAAGCAGTTAGCTATTGTGAAAGCCCTTCCAATTTACAAAAAGACAGATTATGTTTTAACACATCTTGCAAAATGAAACTTGGTAACTAACCTTTTGTCtacattttcaatttaaactttcaaattagaaaattgtgtcttttttatgcctagTTGAAGTGATATCCTCACTATAGTTATCTGTCTTTCCTATTGtgacttatattattttgtttcttctatgTCGGGTTATTGTGAACAAGGAATAGAGAGGAGTTGCGTTCTTACAAAGCAAGACAAAAAGTTGATTCTTCtaaaattgtttgattatgTTGTTTGTTTTGGACCCTCTAATTTGCAAAATAGTTCGTGAATGGTTGAGTATTATCAGGGAAGTGACATCAATGTGGATGTTATATGATTTCAGGTCTTGATATGGATTGaagtattttcatcttttatgaacaatgaaattaatatcaatatttgaattttgtatgaGATGATTGTCCTTAAATTAcataattgtttaatttcaatacgtttttcaaaattattgcgAGACtagtaattgattttttttaaacaagtaattagattgaacaaggaattacatatcattcatatttaattttgcaGTATTGTTTAATCcaagtttttttgtgtgttaatACAAGAATATTGTGTAAGATTCAAAATTGTttagcattaaaattattttgattatttaattattaaatattaaaaaaattgattattaaatattatcaagcattaaatttattttgaatatataactatttaaaaaatgactaatatttatttttattcaatattgaaattttaatttttaaataaatatttaaaaatgaaaatttaaatttcactgaaattgaattactttatccaaacaaggaaattaaaatataagaaattgaattgtttcatccaaacaaaatttttacaaaatgagAGGAATTTAAATCAACACAATTAAAATGTTGTGTATTTGAATTTCCTAGATAATTTTAAATCCTCCATCAAAACATATGGTTATAGTTTTTTCTTTACTACTTTGGTTTATTGCTTTCATTTACAATTTTCAACCTTTTCCTTTCATGCAAAATCCTAtcttcactactacaaaaagcggATTCAACATCGGTGTGTTAACATCAGttgttaaaaaaaccgatgttaacatatgcgcggtggcataattgtaaataccgtgtatacgttaacatcggttttgtgaaaaaccgatgttaacaaagttcattaacatcagttattggagaaccgatgttaacatttattatttaacatcggtttttaaataaccgatgttaacatatgtttattaacattgggtttttagaaaaccgatgttaatgtttgatatgttaacatcggttttctctagaaaaccgatgttaaccttaacatcattttgttaacatcggttttttttaaaaaccgatgttgaagttatattttaaaaaatatggtgaGCCCTAAGAAACTAGCGCTctgtcttcttctccatctaagctTTCGCGCTCTCTTATTCTTCTAATCTCCGTCTAGCGAAACCGTCCCTGTCTGCATCTAAGCATCGTGTTCGTCGCACTCGAGCATCGTCATCGTTGCACTCGAGCATCGTCACAAGTCTTtgcttcttctccttcgccACCATACATAGGTATGTTTCGTCTCCTTCGCGttgtcttctccttctctctgtcTTCTTCTCCATCCATGCTTTCTTGCTCTCTTTGTTCTCCATCTACCTTGAAGCTGTATGTTCTCCATCTGACCATCATTTTGTCTAAGGTCGAGCATCATGTTCGTCGCACTCCAGCATCGTCAGAAGTCtgtgcttcttctccttcgccACCTCACATAGGTATGTTTGGTCTAATCctgtataaatatttgattgcatTCATGTATCGCACACTTAGTGAACTAAACATGGCTAGGGTATCTCATATTTAACTCGAGCATCGTGACAACTTTGTGCTTCTTCTCCTTAGTGAAGTTTCCCTTACCCTTATTGTGTTCTTCTAACAGTTTAAGAGTTAACGCCTATTATTGGAGTTTAACAGTTTCCCTTACCCTTATTGTGTTCTTGTAACAGTTTAAGAGTTAACGCCTATTATTGGAGTTTAACAGTTTCCCTTACCCTTATTGTGTTCTTGTAACAGTTTAAGAGTTTAAGAGTTAACGCCTCCTAGTTCCTAAAACCTTCCTTAAGATTAGAGgaccattggttaaaatgaagAGTAAAATCCTTGTCCATTGCTTTGATCCACGACCATAGTAGGAATAGGGCATCTTCTAACAGTTTGGTTCCATGAAAAGTTGTATCTTGGAACACCACCTTATTTCTATGGTGCCATATTGTCCAAGTTAAAGCAATCCACCAGCATTTCCAGGTTTTGGACCTGACTCCATCTGCTACCTCCATTCCATGTTGCAGAAAATGGTCCCTATGATTTTGTGGCATTACAGTGATAAGATTAACCCAGGACATTGATTCCCACCATAATGGGAGGGTTTTGCTACAATTGAAGAACAAGTGTTCATCCCCCTCCTCCTTATTTCTGCATAAAGGACATAACATATCATCTATCGGCATTTGTCTCCTTCTAAGGTTTTGCTTTGTTGGTAATCTATCCCGAAGTAGCCTCCAAGTGAACACTGCTGTTTTTGTGGGTATTTTGAGTTTCCATATTGCCCCATAATCCTGTTCCTGTCTTACCTCCATCAGCTCTCCCCATATCAAATCATATCCACTTTTTGTTGAGTAGTCTCCTGCAGGTTCAGGTTTCCAAATCCAAGTGTCCTCCCTTAGGGGATGAAGTTGCTGCTGTGATATGTCCCCAAGAAAACTATCCGCCATTGCTATTTCAGAATCGAAAAGGCTAGGTGTCTTCTCCAATTAAGCTGCCATTCCCAGTTTGAGTGCTATTTCAAGAAAACTACCCATGCAATTATTATTTGGTTTGAGTGCCGTTTCAATTGTTTTGCTTATGCTCTTCTTTCCCAGTTTAGTTAGGATTCTTTTATCAGCTTGTTCTTTTAATCCAACACAATGTCAGTATTTTGGTCTAAAAGTTAAGATAGTTCCAATGATTTctttttatgcatatttttgtttgtgaagtgatcctaagaatttttgtatgtagcttgtgtagAAAATTGAAACCAGTAATTTGAAAATAGGATGCTTAAactggtttaggctataagaaGCAAGTTTTAACCACTATGCTACACAAGCCAGTAGCATAGTTATGAAACCAGTAATTTGAAAACAAGATGCTAAACTGGTTTAGGCTACAACAAGCAAGTTTTAACCACTATGCAACATTTGCTTTTAACCAATGTAGTGTATATGGTCCTTAAGCACACGGGTTAGTAGATCAATGTTTAGGTCAATGTATATGAAATAacatcttttctcttttttgcttGATCATTATTAATTCTGATGGCAATATCAATAGATACAAAGCCACAACTGATATAGAAGTAGCCCCTGCAGCAAAATATAGAAGTTTAGTTGCTGCCACAGCTGATATTCTCTGGATTCAAACTCTTCTCTTGGAACTTTCAGTCCCTCATTGTAGACCTAGGTAGGTTAATTATTCACCATGAAGTAAAAAAAGAGTATCATTTgtatatgcaaatagatatataacataacaaggtagctagagagagagagaaaaaaatagagaaagagaatgaTAGCAAGGGAGAAGTTCATTTATGTTCCAAATTTCAGTGACATGattgattcattgattaaatTCCAAGCAGCATGGCTAAAAGCTTTTGAGTTCTGcccttaattgtttttttattcttctgtaTTTTATACTAGTTTTTTCTATAGTTCATTTCATCATCATTGTAACTATAGCTGGCCATTATAAAATAGCTTAGACAATCTAGGTCTGCTGCTTCTGAACCTTTTATTTATCCTTgaagtagtttaattttttttttatttgtgttcaaCTAGTGAAGAGTGAAGACTGAAGTTGTTTTGTCAGACTCGttgattttcctttcatttcgaCGGAAGCCTAAGCAATACACTGCCACTGAATTGCCAGTAAGAAAAATTGGTCATgaagcacacacacacacacacacaaaccctaatgacacacacacacacacacacacgtatgATAgaaacacacagacacacactgatgacacacacacacacacacacacactcatcatacaaagacacacacacaagtttgataacaaatttgttGAATTATACATGCAGAAATTTGTTCAGTTCTGACTTGTTAGCTGTGACAAGGTAGCTGGCCTCTTCATAAGGTACTTATCTAAGTTTAACTTAAATTCTACTGCAGTGGTGGTGACCTACTaatattagtgaaaacaaatttgcctactgtaccttagttaatttgttcacagttgtaaaaaatgaattgattttaacttgagttatttgtattttaagttttcaaatatgcttgcatgattgtgttttttttgcACTGCAAAAATCTGAAGATGGAAGTCTGTCTCCATTCCATTTAACCAACACCAAGTGTGGAATAGATACTACCTTATGCACCACTTTTTTAGGAATTTTGAAGAATGATAGTAGGTAGATAGGAAGGGCTGTTAGGAATATCCTGCCTCCCATAGAGAGACATCTCTGCTTCCATTTGGCTACCTTAGATTCAAACTTGCTGATGAGAGGCTGCCAAACATCCCAGCTTTTAGAGGTGGACCCTACTGGAATTCCAAGGTAAGATAAATGAAATTCCAGCTGGCCACAATTAAGGTAGCTAGCTGCTTCCCTGCACCAGTCCAAAGATTTACCCAAGCACCCAAATTGGCTTTTAGCATAGCTAATCTTGAGTCCTGAAACCAACTCGAAAATTCTGAGGATAGATTTCATGACTCTAACATTAGCTGTAGTTGCAGTTCCAAAAAACAGTGTATCATCTGCATACTGCAAGATGTTAATCTCCTCCTTTTGCCTCCCCACTTTATAGCTGCTGAAAAGGTTTTTGGAGACAACTGTCCTCATCAAACCAGTGAGTCCCTCAGCTGCTTTATTAAATAGGAAAGGTGCAAGGGGATCTCCTTGCCTCAGTCCCCTCTCAGGCACAAATTCTCTAGTAGTGCTGCCATTGATCAAAATTGATATAGTTGCACTAGAAAGGCATCCATGGATGCATTTTCTCCATCTTTCACAAAATCCCATCCTCATCATCATATAGTTTAGGAATCCCCAAGAAACTGAGTCATAAGCTTTTTCAAAGTCAAGTTTGAAAACCATGCAGGGGTTATTTTTGAATTAAGCTTCAGCTAAGACCTCATTAGCTATCATTACACCATGGAGGATATGTCTGCCTTTGAGGAAAGCAATTTGCCTTTCATCAATTAAGTGAGGCAGCACAAGAGCCAGCCTATTAGCCAGGACTTTGGACATTATTTTGTAGACACACCCTATGAGAGAGATGGGTCTATAGTCATTAAGAGATTGGGGGCTATTTGTTTTAGGGATGAGGGCTATGAAGGATGCATTACTTCCTTTGGGGAATCTGCCATTAATGAAGAATTCATCAAAGAATATGATAAAATCAGGTTTTAGAGTTTCCCAAAACTGTttgatgaaattgaaattcaaaccaTCCAGGCCAGGACTTTTATCTCCCCCGCAAGGCCAAACTGCAGACTTGATTTCCAGCTCAGTGAGTCTATCAACAAGGCTTTCCTTCTGCCTTTGATCAAGGGAAGAGAACTGGATCCCTTCCAAGGTTGGTCTGCAAGGATTCTGCTTTGAGAATCTTTCTTTAAAGTGCTGAAGAACTACAATCTTGACACTgatgattctgtggaaatttctGCATTAATGCAACTCCTTCACCATTCCAGCAATCGGGAGtgattataaaatagaaaaactaagatgaatttaatttaaattactgctTTGTTATCATTCTTGATGGATGTTCTAGCATTCATGAGTATTGACTTTGGTTTAATGGCTTCCATTTCTTACTATATGATTAAATCCTGCTCTGATATTGGATGACCATTGGTTGAAATGAATACCAAAATCTTCTCCAAATGTGTCAGCCATGTCCATGaccattggtttttttttttcaggttatCATAGACTACTTTTAATAGACATTATTGTTGAAGGTCGTTCGGGTTATAGCAACTCCGGGTACGTACGTAGGAACTAGCATGTATATACTGctgtttcatttaaaatattatatagtggtgtttgctttaaaatgttatatactgGTGTTTGATGTAAAATGCTGCATACTGGTTTCAATGAATGAGGAATTGAGTCCCTTAGGAAAtgaattgatgtaaaaaaacagaaaacctTTTACAGTGCTTATTTTTCCacccacattttttttatcagccaagataaattatatctatatatattgtgagtacCAGGGGTACAAAATAGTACATGAATTAGATTGAGTTGCCAGCAACATGGTTTCAAGCTCAGACTGAGATCAGTCTCGCAAGGAACCAAAGCTATGTTTatttttggaaggcaaattgtataatatattattaagataAGCAAAAACAGTACAAGTAGTACTGAATGAAAAGATAATACAAAGCACCTCTGGTGCTGCCTCCCAAAGATAAAACCCAAGCTAACCCATCAAAAAGTTCATATCCACATAGATTAAACAAAGTGATCCTTTATATTAGAGGACCAGTGATTAAAGCTAGTGTTGAATCCTTTCTCCCTAGTTTTTAGCCAAGACCAAGCTGAAAACATAGCCTCTTCCATGACTTTCGAAGAGTCGAATTGGTTTCCTTGAAAGATGAGGTTATTCCTGTGTTGCCAAATAGTATTAGTTAGAGCCACCCACCACCCATACCATCTACTATGATTTATATTAACTCTGAATCCTTCACAAAATTGTGCTAAATGACTTGCTGGGACAAGTGGGAGTGGTCCTACAACCTGTAACCATGTCATGGATTCCCACCATAGGGGCAGTGTCCTTTGGCAATTAAAGAATAGGTGACCTACTTCCTCCTGTACTTGACCACATAAAGGGCAATCAGCATCTTGGGTAATGACATTTCTTCTTAGAAGGTTACCCTTAGTAGGTAATCTGTCCTTGAGGAGTCTCCAAGTGAAGGTTGCTGCCCTTGGGGGGATGTTCATCTTCCATATTAGTTTGAAAATTCTGACATCTATGGCTGAGGCATTGATATTCAACATCATTCTATAAGCTGATCTGGTGGAATATACTCCTGTAGATTCAGCTTTCCACACCATAGTATCCTTCACATTTCTCTGAATAGAAATAGAAGTAATATCTTCCATAAAATTCACTGCCAAAACACTTTCGTGGTCAAAAAGATTCCTCCTCCAATTGAGATCCCATCTCCAACCATCTTCAGAAAAATTCCCCATCTGTGATATGATGCTATGTTGTTGCCTGCTGATCAAAAACAGAGAATTATATTTCTGCTTTAGGGTGCAGTCTTCCCCTAACCATCTATCTGTCCAGAAATGAATTCTATCCCCTCCACCAGGCTTCCAAACCAAGTTTTGTTGAAAGAGGCTCTGACCAGAGTTATGATAAATCTTCCTCAAGTCCCTCCACCAGTGTGAGCAGCCCCTTCTATCTCTGCCCGACTGAAGCTCTTCCCAACCACCATATTTAGATTTAATGATCCTAGCCCATAACTGCTGCTGGTCAGAAGCTAAATCCCATATCCATTTACCCAACAAAGCTTCATTAAATTTAGATATTTCTTTAATCCCCAAAGCACCTTCCTCCTTAGGTAAACATATAGTTTCCCATTTTACCCAGGGGATTTTCTTGTAATCCTTGTCTCCCCCCCACAGAAAATTTCTTTGCAGTGTTACCAATCTATGAGCTACCTTTTGAGGGATcttgaaaaaggaaaacaaatatattgGTAAAGCATTGAGCACCGAATTGATTAAAGTCACCTTCCCTGCCATGGAAATATTTTTCTGTGCCCACTTAGATAACTTGGATTCATATTTTCTAATCAAAGGCTCCCACACCATGTTGCTTGAAGGTTTAGCCCCAATCGGAATTCCCAAATAATAGAATGGGGTTTGCAGCTGCCTACATTTCAGAATTTGTGCAGCATGATTTACCCAATTGACTCTACCTCCTATAATCCCAAACTGACTTTTTGCATAATTAATCTTCAGACCTGAGGCCAATTCAAATCCCCTGAGCATAGccttcaaaacaataacattctCCCACTCAGCCTCACCCACAAAAATTGTGTCATCCGCATACTGCAAAATATTAATGggttcctttttctttccaGCCATATAGCTTCTATATAAGTTCTTCTGAACTGCTTCCTTCATCAATCCTGTGATGCCTTCTCCAACTATATTAAAGAGTAAGGGGGCTAAAGGATCCCCTTGCCTCAAACCTCTAGTAGGAGCAAATTCCTTTGTAGGACTGCCATTGATAAGAATAGAAATGCTTGCTGACTTGAGACAGGCAGACATCCAGTGTCTCCATTTGTGGCAAAAACCCATTCTTTGCAGCATATAATCCAAAAAAACCCATGAGACTGAGTCATAGgccttttcaaaatccaccTTGAACACCATAGCTGGCCTTTTGCTTCTACAAGCTTCCTTAATCACCTCATTAAGGACTAGAACACCATGTAGGATGTGTCTGTTTTTGATGAAAGTTGTCTGCCTCTCATCAATAAGACCAGATATCACTTGTCTCAATCTATTTGCTAATAACTTAGCTATCACCTTGTACATACATCCAATCAAGGAGATGGGTCTGTAGTCATCAAATGACTGGGGATGTTTAATTTTGGGAATGAGAGCTATGAAGGAAGCATTACTGCCTCTAGGGAAACTGCCATGTACATGGAATTCATCAACAAATCTTCTGAAGTAAGCTTTCAGCATATCCCAAAATTCTTTAATGAATTTGAAGTTGAAACCATCAGGTCCAGGACATTTGTCCCCATCACAACTCCATACTGCTTCTTTGATCTCCAAATCTGAAAAAGGAACAACCAAAGACTCCCTCTGCTCCTGGTTTAGTGAAGAGAAATGCACTCCATCAAGAGTGGGTCTACAAAGCTGCTGCTCAGAAAATCTGTTAAGGAAAAAATTCACAGCTTCCTTCTTAACTTCATTGGGGTTCTGGATCCATTCACCCTGAATGAGAATTCCATGAAGACCATTATAATGTCTTTTGAAATTGATGACTTTATGGAAATAAGCCGAATTTCGTCTATCaggtcaatatctttcctttcaacttttgttttgtaaattacaatgtagttttcaaaagcaaaggtgaaacgaaagatattgagctggtagaggaggaacaaGCACGGATTGGTGTTGATCCTTCTAGTgggacctccaataaatctgagaattataaggaggaagcatggaagaaaacacagaagcataaaccaaagagggtggagagtgtcaacgctgatgcagaagcctttggtgatgactggaaaattctgattgctctatgcattgtgaagctgaagcagtagaacatacgaacaaaagagatacaggccatcaaaatgtggcattggacaataagacaggagattcaactatgctgaagatgggagattcagctaaagttgtgatcaaacaagacatgaagggaagaaggcctaaatatgggtttaacaacaatgaac contains:
- the LOC114420553 gene encoding uncharacterized protein LOC114420553, translating into MADSFLGDISQQQLHPLREDTWIWKPEPAGDYSTKSGYDLIWGELMEVRQEQDYGAIWKLKIPTKTAVFTWRLLRDRLPTKQNLRRRQMPIDDMLCPLCRNKEEGDEHLFFNCSKTLPLWWESMSWVNLITVMPQNHRDHFLQHGMEVADGVRSKTWKCWWIALTWTIWHHRNKVVFQDTTFHGTKLLEDALFLLWSWIKAMDKDFTLHFNQWSSNLKEGLDQTYLCEVAKEKKHRLLTMLECDEHDARP